The sequence ATGGCGTTCCTGAACACCAACCTGAGGACCAAGTCACTACTGCACTGCTTCAAGGTGGCGGAGACGAAAACACTCATCGTGGGGAAAGGTAATCACAGAAATACGTCGATATTAAAGTGATAGCAGTGAAAGAAGCTGTACTTTCTATAACTTTTTAAGTTCTTGACCTGGCCGAAAAGCCACGCAATCAGCCTCCTTGACACATAATGGACAAcaaagaaatataaaaaaaacactgttaACTTTTTCTGCTCCCGAGAGGTGGGTAAAGACGCAACCAGGTGACAATTTACCTCAAATCGAGAAATCGTTAAGAGCGAAATGTCAGATGGCAGGGTGCTTTagaataacctttgacctcttcATTGTCGGGGCTGATATTTGCGCACAGGTAATCAATTCTGTTTGCTATTTGTTATCAGACGACGATCTCCTTGACGCCGCCTTGGAGATCTTGGCAGAATTGCAGGAGGAAGGTGCGACGATCTGGCTGCAGGGAGACAAAGCACCTCTCAAAGGCTTTCTCTCATTGGACGACAGAGTCAAAAGAGCTTCCGATGAAACAATTCCCTTCAAACTGCGGGAAACAGTCACAGCAAACGACCCAATATGTTACATCTACACATCTGGAACCACAGGTATTTATTTTACACTGCCTACATAGCTTTTCTCTCTTGTTCATTACGTCTCGTTTTCCGTTGCAATtgttacagcatatattttctaattttgcagctgctttgtataatTCACAATATGACCGAAAAGGTCTTTTAttgtggaaacggacgaaaattgatgcgcgcgcggatgtcatccatatcaaaatcaaaatggacTAATTACAAAAAAGgaggaacaatttttttttcaaatttgtccCAAAGGTTTGCCCAAGGCCGCTGTGTTCAGCCACAGGAAGATGGTACAATTCTCGATGGGACCTGTGTATGCTGGACTGAGACGAGAGGAGACTATGTATATCGCTTTACCGCTCTACCATTCCAACGCTTTCGGGATGATGGGAGGTGTGATCGAGCAAGGCAGGTGTTGCATACAATCCGACACAGTAGTTTGGTTTACAACGTGAAAGGTAATAATGTAATTTTAActagttttttatttatttattttcattcttcattgcaaattcctgcGTGATGAAGCACAGAGAAGTGGTTGCATGTCTTTTGCGCTAGATCAGTAGATCAGATACTCGGAACGTCAATTCGCCTTTGTGGTTTTATATCTTGCGATATCCGTATGAGTTGGCCCGTTTGCCTTTTACACCTATGCATATCTTGATTTGTATACCTTGAAACGATTGGCCTAGAAAAAGATAGGCCAGATCATCTTCCAGTTGCGTGTCTAATTACAAATTCTCGTTTAACaatgagttttttttattccattCAGGTGCCACCTTAGCATTGACTCGGAAGTTTTCAGCCAGACAGTTCTGGGACGACTGTCGGAAGTATAACGCCTCCGTGATTCCTTACATCGGAGAACTTCTGCGATATCTCTGTCTACAACCCAAGGTAATTTTCTTAACTTGTGCTATAGCATACTATAAATTCTACATACTTTCAAGTCTCCTGTAAGCCAAATCTCATGTGACGTGACCCTCCAAGCCAATCAAAGCTACGCCTGTGTGTTCCCAGCGCCCGAATGATCGGCAAAACAACGTTCGCCTTGCGATCGGTAACGGTCTGCGGCCGGATGTCTGGGGAGAGTTCCAGGACAGGTTTGGGGTCCCGGAAATCGTGGAGACGTACGGTGCGTCCGAAGGAAACGTCTTCTTCATAAATCTAACCAACAAGAAGGGTTCTATCGGCGTGGCGTCACCGCTGTTAAGGGTAGGTACTGTTTGCAATAGAGCTGAGTCAGCTTACACATATGACCTACGTGGCAGAGACCGACATTCTCgcataggactgtttagccatagccgatgctgaAGGGcagatgtgaattaggattttaccatggtcaatattgaccgacggaggccatatatactATTGTGACCTAGTATGAGACACGTTTTAGTACGAAAAGAGACATAAATGTTTTAGATGTCTATAGCCAGATcaaatgtgtctgtgttttaCTTGCTCTAATCTCGAGCTCGATTGGATGATGTTTTGTGCCGCTATCAGCACTCTCCCATTCTGTCTAGTTTCATCATCGAGTATGCATATAGACCTACAGCACACTGTAAATGGTTTTGACTGTATGGATAAGTACAACTGCAACAAAAATGGACGTATTCTATCGCTGTTGACGTTTCTTAACTACAGCTTACAAATTGTATTCAAAGAAACTAGGTGACAGACCGATTTTCCTGTTAAAAGTGGACCTCGAGACAAACATGCCTATGAGGGACAAGAATGGACGATGCACAGATGTCAAAACAGGTAAGATCTTCGCATGAAAGATGCCATTGGGTAGAACGATATTCTTAAGGTCAGACTTTGAATGTGTATGGAATCTTTTCTAACGATTTTTGATTAAGAAGATAGGGCGATCCATTTTAAAACCTTAAGTATACTGTCGAAGAAAAATGATCTTTTGGTGCGTTTGCTTCAACACTGACTTTTGTCGGAcgatgtaatacatgtactttgctggAAACCTGAAACTGAAGTATGTATTAATTGTGCACTACCTAGAACTCAGAAATACCTCGATCTTCTCTGGACTAGTTAGCAATCCTTGTGTGCCATTTTCCGTTTATTGGTATCACCATTTTATCGGACCAACAACGTGAAGTCTACATCCTTTCTCTTCATATGTATTTGTTGTCCCGTCATCCCAGACGAGCCAGGCTTGCTTGTATCACCCATCGACGACACCTCGCCCTTTGATGGGTACAAGGCCAACAGACAGCAGACAGACAAGAAGATCCTACGGGATGTTTTCGAAGACGGTGACGTGTTCTTTGATTCGGGAGACCTGCTGAAACGTGACAAGGACTACAACTTGTATTTTGTGGACAGGCTTGGAGACACCTTCAGGTGAAGTTTTTACCCGGTAtttctttgtatgtttgtttgttgtgtgggaTGAAAGTCGAAACTTTGTCACCCTTGTATTCTTAAGAACCATGGTCAGTATTTTTCGTGCTCTGAACCGAGTCCTATATTTTCCAGGTGGAAAGGCGAGAATGTAGCTACTACTGAAGTAGCAGAGGTTCTCCATGAGATGGAAGGAGTGCAAGAGGTTAACGTTTACGGCGTCAAAGTTCCAGGTAAATTGTGAATGTTCTTTTATTTTAAGTCAAAAGGTATCATGACTGATATGAGTCCCCTTGCCGTTTAACAACAATCTTTCATGGAAGTTTAGGCCTCTTCAAGTGGTATCTTGTAAAGAATCATTAGGGTAGAGACCAGTTGTAAGACACTTTTACTGAAACACATCAAATATTTGATTCGAACTCACAGGTCAGGATGGTCGAGCGGGAATGGCCGCTATCGTGCAACATCCGGGACATCAGGTTGACCTGTCGGCCATGTTCACCCACCTGTCGTCCCGTCTCCCGACCTACGCCCGACCAATCTTCCTCCGCCTCTCAACTAACGCCGACATCACGCCGACCTTTAAATACAGGAAGGTTGATCTAGTCAAGGAAGGGTTTGATCCCACTGTTGTGTCTGATCCGCTGTACGTACGGGACAATCAGGGAAAGACATTTGTTACCTTAGACATGGAGGCGTACAAAAGGATCGCTGAAGGGAGggcaaaactttgaaaatgtttttgacaATAAGTAGTTGGAAATATGATCTAATACAGTCCCTATTTTAGACAAACACAATGCTTGTCAATGTGTAGAATCTTATCATATGTTAATCATGCTGATGTGCTGCTAACGTTATATCCGTAGTAACTAATTTGATTGTGTGACAAAAGTACAACATGGGGCAATATTATATATCCCAAACATTTGTAtccttacatgtacaacactaaaatgaaaacaagtaTGTATCTATATCACTACCGTTATAATTTGCTATGCTGCTGAAAGTGGTAGGGATGGTATTGATACTAGATAACGATAtaaatttatgtacatgtatgtataaaacCATATGAACTCTATACATATGACGTACTTTTATAGAGTACTATCGGGCACTAAGTCAGCCTTTCATTGCTGTGGTTTACTTTTTTCATGATAGGCAATTAATATATATAGACAAATGATAAATGTACACAGTGAGCAAAGTGTTTACTTTAATTGGACAGTTTCTGATTATGCTGGTTGTCAGGTTCAGTTTACTGTGCACGTGTCAAGTAATGAGATGTAGTGTAATATACTAGTAATGTAATGTATACGTAATGTAGTGTAATATGGTGTAATGTAACAAGATGATTGTGTGAATAAACACTTGGATCAGGGAGGATGATGTACTAGTAAGCATGTGTCATGATAGAGCATGCAAAACTTTGTTCGTGACAAGAAAGTCGCTAGAAAAttgacgcacacacacacacacaagctttggcacacacacatacacatacacacacacataccgtATACAGAAGAATACAGAAGAACtgtattgcacgacaattgtacatggtacaaattatggcaagaattcgtaaacataacacaaagtagaagtatagaataaaacttaacatcctaattactaatacaatacaatacaataaaggctagcatacgttttcgatatagtgttataatcgacatacatatacacatacgtatgatatccatctatctatccatctatccattcatccatctatctatctagctAGCTAGCTATGCAgagcgcacgcacacacacacacacacacacacacacacacacacacacacacacacacacacacacacacacacacacacacacacgctatCTGTCCCGATCCATACATTCGTAGCCGCGGCATCCTACAAGTACGACACCTCAGTCTTAGCGTGACTAGAGACTTCCCAAACACAGCAGCAGCGCCCCAGCAACCACGGCGTGACCTCGGGGTTACTAGGCCAAAGGTAGTGCGTGGTCACAGGGGCAAAGTACAGTTGTATCAAGCCCTTTGTAACCACGGTGTCTTCCCATTTAGTCTCATCAGTAGTTTGAGTAAAGCATCTTAAACATATCTTTAGACCGATTCTATAATCATGGTAAAGCCACTAGAAGGTGCATTGTATGCTGCTGTTGGCGGCATATCTTCAGCCGTGCTGGCCGCCAATATCGTTTATCCCCAAATCTGGCGAGATTTAAAGGTACTGGGGAGAGCCAGGGAGCCCCTGAAACGAACAAATAAGTACCTATCGGCAGAGCCGCCTGTCACCACAGTGGACCGCTTCCTGCACCAGGTTCAGCTCCAGCCCGACAAGCCCTTCCTCCTGTTCGAGGATGAAGTCTACACCTACAAGGACATGGACGTCATGTCCAACAAGGTGGCCAACTTCTTCCGGGGGGAGGGCTACAGGTGCGGGGACACCGTCGCCATGTTGATCTACAACGAGCCGGCCTTCATCTGGACCTTCCTGGGACTGGCCAAGTTGGGGGTGAAGATGGCGTTCCTGAACACCAACCTGAGGACCAAGTCGCTACTGCACTGCTTCAACGTCTCGGAGGCAAAGGCACTCATCGTGGGACAAGGTGAGAAATCGACTATTAGATAAAGTCTGTGCCACTCGTCATTTCGGACTGTGATGTACAGTCGTTTAtgggggagcttcaggtgtGAGCCTCAAACGTCAAGCCTCCGCGCGTAAAAAagcaacacacttatcgagaagagtaggggtgacccggtgtgcgtGTTTATCAAAAAACGCGAGTCGTAACGAAGCCGCATtacactacattgtatatgctaCTACCTTCTTGAAAAAGTAATAGTTTCTCCTGCCTGCTTTACCTACCTTATGCCGCTGAATGTTACTTTGTATATGCTTATTCTACACTGATAAGTGTTTTCAGCTTTGCACATTTAACCACCTTCTAGTCCTGATTACCATCAAGCAACTATAGATAAAGTCACTTGCTTGCCTTTAGATAATACAGACCAGTGTCCAAATCAAATACGTAAGAAACTAACTACGTGTAGTAGTTAACCTTTGAACCTTCTTATCATTAGGTGATTAAAAGAAGGCCGCccataaacaaacacaagacCATCGCCGTGGTAAATTTAGCCGCTGTCATTGTATCTAATCATGCATTCTtttgattatctccatgaaaaatggagatatagttttgggtgtgtctctgtgtgtgtgtgtgtgtgtgtgtgtgtgtgtgtgtgtgtgtgtgtgtgtgtgtgtgtttccgcactactgtagtcagtatAGCTCAAGAACCTAGCtcaatggattacgatgatatttggtatgtgggcgggtgttgtgaagccgcaattcaaggtcgattttggcccccctggtatgtgaccttggtactgcagcagaacttccgtttttgtatttttttacctggacgtgctatggtcttgatttttgtgtggcagatagcttgtgatgtaataaagaagtgatgcaggtttgggcccctagcagcttgctctggaactgcagtggcgctattgtgaaaatcttctaaggagaataactgaacaaaggaatgacggattttcatgatatttagtatgcaggtagcttagacagagatgtacacagaagtgcaaattatgcaaattgggacttaatttacataactaatgagtaaaatctatatttgcaatgttttccatcataagactcaaatacatataacatatgtagtttatagcaagtggagcatcaacagataccaattatgcaaataagttcctaatttgcataattaatgcaaaagtgccataattcatctaagtggaaaatgataggactgtcaatattgcaacatgtctaAGTAAGacaaaggtgtttatgaccaagcatatattatgtaaatgtgtaagtcatttgcataaacagaaaagttcatggagatatgaggtctccaaactcttgtttctaCTGTCTTCACTATTCATCTGTTTTCATTCCTAACCGTTCTTATGTgtgttcattaccttcgccaagattgttatttttttcgATAGCATGTTTGtgctttttttgtggttgaacaGAATTACCCAAGAAGTTATGGATGGACTGCTATGAAACTTTGGTATTTTGTTGAGTCTTGACCTACCgaagaaattattagatttttggGCTCGTGGCGGATTCTCACCGTATTGCAGCAGAAGGCCCGGAAGGATGTGGTGACTTTCTTTGGAGCTGCTGGGAtgttttgttggaaactttgaaacagaataGCCCCAGAACagatgcataattaatgaaagaTCTGATTTGAGGTTAGCAATATCAGTAATTGATTTGTAAAAGGAATAAACCATAAACCgacatttgtatgatttataaaTCATTAAACTGTGGTTACCTTTACACCGGACGTATCTATTTTTACTATTTCATAACCGGGTCAGGAGACGACCTCCTTGATGCTGCCTTGGAAATCTGCTCGGAGCTTCATCAGAGGGGTGTGACAATCTGGCTGCAGGGAGACAAGCCTCCTCCACACGGCTTTCTCCCATTGGACGACAACATCAAACGGGCATCCGATCAACCAATCCCGTACAAGCTTAGAGCAACTTTGACGATAGATGACACAATGTGTTATATCTACACATCCGGAACCACAGGTAACCACTACTCTTTTTCGATTTGATGCTCCTGAGCAAACAATCCTTATATCAACCTACTGGCTAGGTTTGGTGGAATCTTTGGCAGTCAGGAGATTACTTTGTTGTTCTTGTACAAAACAATAGCGAAAAAGCTCCGAAaacagttcaaagttcaaaaggTTAAGTTACCCTCTCAAGAATAAGGTATGTATAGGATCATCATCACTTATGTTGGCGTCAAATCCAGAATTCTTCCATTCTTAACATTCAGAGTCTATCTAATGGTAAATGTC comes from Branchiostoma lanceolatum isolate klBraLanc5 chromosome 2, klBraLanc5.hap2, whole genome shotgun sequence and encodes:
- the LOC136426953 gene encoding long-chain fatty acid transport protein 2-like; this encodes MMKPLEGVLYAAVGGVSSALVAASIVYPNLWRDIKVIRRAMEPQSRTRQYLSAEPPVTIVDRFLHQVQLQPDKPFLLFEDEVYTYKDMDVMSNKVANFFRGEGYRCGDTVAMLIYNEPAFIWTVLGLAKLGVKMAFLNTNLRTKSLLHCFKVAETKTLIVGKDDDLLDAALEILAELQEEGATIWLQGDKAPLKGFLSLDDRVKRASDETIPFKLRETVTANDPICYIYTSGTTGLPKAAVFSHRKMVQFSMGPVYAGLRREETMYIALPLYHSNAFGMMGGVIEQGSCVSNYKFSFNNEFFLFHSGATLALTRKFSARQFWDDCRKYNASVIPYIGELLRYLCLQPKRPNDRQNNVRLAIGNGLRPDVWGEFQDRFGVPEIVETYGASEGNVFFINLTNKKGSIGVASPLLRVGTVCNRAESAYTYDLLDLETNMPMRDKNGRCTDVKTDEPGLLVSPIDDTSPFDGYKANRQQTDKKILRDVFEDGDVFFDSGDLLKRDKDYNLYFVDRLGDTFRWKGENVATTEVAEVLHEMEGVQEVNVYGVKVPGQDGRAGMAAIVQHPGHQVDLSAMFTHLSSRLPTYARPIFLRLSTNADITPTFKYRKVDLVKEGFDPTVVSDPLYVRDNQGKTFVTLDMEAYKRIAEGRAKL